A segment of the Zingiber officinale cultivar Zhangliang chromosome 8B, Zo_v1.1, whole genome shotgun sequence genome:
TAGGggcggcgacggcggcggcggagggGACTATGGAGGAACTACTACCAGCATCCACGTGACGGCCCTCGATGGCCTGGTGAACGTGAACTCTCTCTTCACCGTCGCCGTCTTCGTGGGGCTCTCCATCGCCTCCCCTGGCCAGCGCAGCCTGGAGGGGCGATCGGAGTGCGATCCCGGCCTCGACGTCGCCCGCAACCTCCTCATCTTCGAGGTCGTATCCTtcagcttcttcctcttctctagcCTCGTCGCGCAGGGGCTCAAGCTCGCCATCAACCTCCTCAACAGCAACGACATCGACGAGGCCTTCCGCGCCCACATCAGCGCCCGCGTCCTCCGCTTCGGCATGCTCGCCTCCGCCGTCGGATCCGTCTTGGGCTGCATCTTTCTCGTCCTCTCCATGGTCCAGGTCATCCAGATTCG
Coding sequences within it:
- the LOC122014991 gene encoding uncharacterized protein LOC122014991; translated protein: MSRGGDGGGGGDYGGTTTSIHVTALDGLVNVNSLFTVAVFVGLSIASPGQRSLEGRSECDPGLDVARNLLIFEVVSFSFFLFSSLVAQGLKLAINLLNSNDIDEAFRAHISARVLRFGMLASAVGSVLGCIFLVLSMVQVIQIRLGLLSCGSQSAVRSVAVLVTLVSTALAVYIATIFYAFTH